GAGGCGGCGCCATGGGCCGGGCTCCAGGTCCCGGGGCGGGGCCTCCGGGAGCCGCCACGGGGGGGCGGGCGATACCGGGTCCCGCCATGGGCACGCCCACGCTTCCGGGCGGTGGGGTGGCGGGCGGCATGGGCGCGGCCGCGTGGGGCGGGCGGTTGCTGGGCACGGGCGTGCTGGGGCCCGGGGCGATGACGTCGCCCCACATCTCGCGAGGGAAGGCCTCGCGCAGATGCGGGAAGAGTCCGGGCTGGGCGAAGTGGATGCCGTCCTCGGACACCTGGAGCCGTCCCTGGATGGCGCCGTTGTCGATGAGCAACTCGATGGTGGCCAATTCCAGGGGACCCCAGATGGCGCCCTGATCATTCCTCACGAAGTACTGCCGGACGTCTCCCTCGGCCATCGCGGGTGCGGCTCCTTAGTGTGCCCTGGGCCACGCTAACCCCGCCATTGGCTCGGGGAAAGCTGGCTGCCGGGCTTGTCTCACGGGGTATCCAACGTGGCCATTCCAATGAGCTTCAGACATTCGGCGTCCGCGTCCTGGGCGGCGGGGGGGTCGAAGCAGTGCACCTCGCTATCGAACACCTTGCACATTCCCTTGGGCGTGCTCGCGCAGGCCGCCCTGGCATAGGCCTTCACGCAGCCGTAGCCGCACACCGGGTGTCCATCGCTCGACTGGCACTCCAGTGGGGGCAGCGACTTGCCCCACGCGCAGATCGCCTGGGCGGGCGGATCGAAGCACTTGAGCTGCAAACCGTCGCTCTTGCAGACCCCCATGGGCGTCGTATTGCAGGCCACCTTGCCGGAGCCCACGGTGCATTTGTAGCCACACGCCAGGTCCGAGCCGTAGCCCTTGCACTCGGCGCGGGGCGCTTCCCGGCCATACAAGGCGTACACCTCGGGGGGCGGATCGAAGCAGACGATCTCGCCATTGCGGCCGCCGCAGATGCCCGCCGGAGTGCGCGCGCACTGCACCTTGCCGAACTGCGTGACGCACTGGTAGCCGCACGCCACCTGTCCGTCGATCGTCTTGCACTCGGGCGTGGGCAGCGCGGAGCCGTAGACCCGGACGATGTAGGCGGGCGGATCGAAGCAGATGGCCTGCCCGTCAATGACCTGGCAGGAGCCCTGGGGCGTCTGCGCGCACCGCACGCGCTGCCCATCCGACTTGCATTGGTAGCCGCACGCCACGTGCCCATCGATGGAGCGGCAGGTGGGGCCGGCCGCCGCCTCCGTGGGCGCGGCCATCAGCCACGCGGCGGTCATCATGGAAACGAGGGACGCGAGCACGAGGGGACCTCGGGGGTGTCTTGGCCCGATTGACGCCCAGAGTGGGCGCGCGCGCAAGCTTTGGACGTGCTAGGTGCTCGCTCGTGGACCTCTCCCCGCTTCAGATCGCCCTGTTGTGTGTCGCGGCCCTTACCGCGGGTGTGGTGGATGCCATCGCCGGAGGGGGCGGGTTGATCACCCTGCCTGCCATCCTGTCCACCGGCCTGCCTCCCCACGTGGCCCTGGGCACCAACAAGGGCCAGTCCGTGTTCGGCGCGATCGCATCACTGGTGCGCTTCTGGCGGGCGGGACTGGTGCGTGGGGAGCTGGCCGCCATCACCTTCCCGCTGGGGCTGGTGGGCTCGTTCATGGGCGCGGGGTTGGTGTTGCTCATGCGCCCGGAGGTGCTCAAGCCGGTGGTGCTCGCGCTGCTGGTGGTGGTGGCCGCCTTCCTGGCCTTCCGCCGGGGACCTCCGCCCGGGGAGCGGCCCGAGCCTCCGCTCGCGCGCCTGCGGGCGCTGGGCGCGGTGATCGCTCTCGTCATCGGCACCTATGACGGCTTCTTCGGGCCGGGGACGGGCACCTTCCTCATCATCGCCTTCTCGGGGCTGCTCGGGCATGGACTGACGCAGGCCTCGGCGGACGCCAAGGTGGTGAACTTCGCGACGAACTTCGCGGCGGTGTGCCTCTTCACCTGGCGCGGGCTGGTGCTCTGGTACGTGGCGCTGCCCATGGCGGCCGCCCAGTTCATCGGGGCGTGGCTGGGCGTGCACCTCGCCGTGCGCGGCGGCGACCGGCTGGTGCGCAAGGTGGTGCTGGCCGTGGTGGTGGCGCTCGTGCTCAAGCTGGGCCGCGACGTGTTCATGGCCTGACTTCAGCCGATGAACACGAGCAGCGCGTGCCCGCGCCGGGCCACGCTGGCCGCGAACTTCTTCAGCTCCTCGAAGTAGGACAGCAGCTCCTCCTGGGGATCCAGATCCGGCGGAGGCTCCTCCCAGAAGCCCGGGTAGATGTCCTCGCGCTGCATGCGCGCCGGCTCGTAGCGCTGGCGCAGCGTGCTCGCGGGGAGCGCCTGGAGGGCCCGGGACAGCTCCTGGACCTGGGCGGGGGTGAACAGGCGCGCGGTGCCCTCGTCCGAGGGGATGTCGCCCACGTCCTCGCCGCCGCGCACGAGGAAGTCCAGCGGGGCCTGGCCCTCCCACGCGGTGTGCGTGAGCAGGTACTGCAAGCCATGCCACGTCTCCCCGATGTCCAGCTCCTGGAAGCGCGCGCCCTCCGCGTCCCCGAAGTCCTCCTCGTCATCGAGGAAGGCCTCGAGCTGGTCGGGCGCCGCGAGCAGCGCCCGGCGCTGGGTCTCCGTCAGACTGCGCAACGTGCAGAGCATTTCCATCACCCCTCCGGGGGAGGCTACTCGACCACCACGAGCCGCGCGTTGATCTCCACCGCGGTGCCTTCCCTGGCGGGCAGCTCCACCACCTTGCCCGCCTTGGGGCTCTTCAGCTCGTTCTCCATCTTCATCGCCTCGACGACCACCAGCCCCTGGCCCTCCTTCACCTCGTCGCCGAGCTTCACCAGCACCTTGACCACCTTGCCGGGCATGGGCGCGGCGATGAGCTGCTTGCCCTCCACGCTGAAGCCCGCCGTGCCCTGGCGCAGCCGCAGCCGCCGCTCGTCCGCCACGTCGATGCGCGACCACTGCCCGCGCACGAGCACCCGCACCTCGTCGCCCGCCTCGTCGAACTCGACGTTGTACGAGTGACCGTCCATCAACAGCGACAGCGCGCCGCCCTCCAACGCCAGCGCGTCCACCACCACGGTCTTCCCCGCGTGCGTGAGCTTGTAGCGGTGGTCTCCCGCGGGCTCGATGTCCACCGGCACCGCTTCCTTCTGTCCGTGCAGCTTCGCGAAGTAACGCATGGCTCGTTGTCGTGTCCCGGGTTGACGGTTCTAGCGGCCGTGGCGCAGCGCCCGCCGCCACGCGGAGATGCCCACTTCGCCCTGTGCGGGCGCCTGGGGCAGGCTCTTGGCCCGCTTCTGGTCGCGCTGGTAGGCGTACACCACGCTGGCCAGCAGCGCCGCCTCGGTGAGCTGGGGATCTTCCGTCTTGCCGAGCAGCGCCTCGTGCTGGCGCGGCAGGAAGCCCGTGTCGTAGTCGCCCCCGGTGAACTCCGGGTGCGAGAGGATGGCGTGCAGGTAGCGCACGTTGGCGGTGATGCCCTTGACCACGTACTCGTCCAGCGCCCGCTTCGCCCGCTCGATCGCCTCGGCGCGCGTGGGGGCCCACACGGACAGCTTGGAGATCATGGGATCATAGAAGTTGGGCACGGTGTAGCCGGGGTACACGCCCGAGTCGTCGCGCAGGTAGGGCCCGCCGGGCACGCGCAGCTCGGTGATGCGGCCGGGGCTCGGCATGAAGTTGCGCCCCGGATCCTCCGCGTAGATGCGCACCTCGATGGCGTGGCCGTTGGGCGTGGGCGCCCGGGTGAGCGGGAGCTTCTCTCCCTCGGCGACCTTGATCTGCCAGGCCACCAGATCCAACCCCGTCACCCACTCCGTCACCGGGTGCTCCACCTGGAGCCGGGTGTTCATCTCCAGGAAGTAGAAGTTGCGGTGCACGTCGACGAGGAACTCCACCGTGCCCGCGCCCACGTAGCCCACCGCCTGGGCGGCCTTCACCGCCACCTCGCCCATCTTCGCGCGCAGCTCGGGCGAGAGGATGGGGCTGGGCGTCTCCTCCACCACCTTCTGGTGGCGGCGCTGCGCCGAGCACTCGCGCTCATTCAAGTGGATGGTGTTGCCATGCGCATCGGCGAACACCTGGATCTCCACGTGGTGGGGCTTCTCCAGGTACTTCTCGATGTAGACGGCGTCGTTGCCGAAGGCGTTGAGCGCCTCGCTCTTGGCGGCGCGCCACGAGGAGTCGAAGTCCTCGAGCCGGTCCACGCGGCGCATGCCCTTGCCGCCGCCACCACCCGCGGCCTTGAGCATGACGGGGAAGCCAATCTTCTCGGCGTAGGCGCGCGCCTCCTCGCTGCTGGCGAAGGGCTCGGTGCTGCCGGGCACCACGGGCACGCCCACCTTGATCATGTTCTGCCGGGCGCGCGTCTTCTCGCCCATGGCGTCCATGGCGCTGGCGGGAGGCCCGATGAAGGTGATGCCGGCCTTCTCGCACGCGCGCACGAAGGACGCGTTCTCCGAGAGGAAGCCGTAGCCGGGGTGGATGGCATCCGCGCCGGCCTGGCGGGCGGCCTCGAGGATGCGCTCCTGCACGAGGTAGCTCTCCCGCGAGGGCGGGGGACCCACGAGGAAGGCCTGGTCGGCGGTGCGCACATGGAGGGCGGAGCGATCCGCCTCGGAGTAGACGGCCACCGTGGCGATGCCGAGCTCCTTGCAGGTGCGCATCACCCGGACGGCGATCTCGCCGCGGTTGGCGACGAGGATTTTTCGAATCTTGGCCATGGGCGCCCCCTTTAGCACACGGGAGCGGCGCCCGGCCCTTTCGACGCGTGCTACTTGCGGTGGCTGAGGTACTGCTCCATCAGCCGGCGGGCCTCGACCAGCTTCGCCTCGACGAAGCGGTCATCCTCGTCCGGCTCCGGAGGCGGCGCGGGAGGCTGCTCACCCCGCCGGTTCGGCTTGCCCGGGGCGGCGGCGCCCTGTGGGGGCGCATCGTTGCCGAAGTCCACCGCCGCGGCGAGCAGGTTGCGCGCGGTCGCTCCTCCGTCGAGCAGGCGGCCGAGCACCGGCGCCTCCACGCCGAGCCACCGCGCCGTCTGACGCACCACGTCGATGTACTCGCCCTCGAGCGAGCGGGACGGGCGGCCGGGCTCGCTCAGGGAGGCGCGGCCGTAGCTGCCGGCCTTGTCGGTGTAGAGGCCCACGGCCTGGTCGCGGAAGTCGCGCGCCACGGCGCGCACCAGCGAGTCCAGGTGGTCCTCGGGGACGGCCTTGCCGCCGGAGGGCTGCAGCTTCACCTCGGCCACGCGCCAGCCCGCGTCGGTCATGGGCGCGGCGGCCTCCACCCAGCGCACGTCGGGCAGGGGGACATGCGCGGTCTCACACGCCCGGGACAGCGTCTGACGCAGGGCGGTGAGATTGCCTTCGATGTCGGCGAGGAAGAGGACCAGGCGGGGTTGAGACAAACGGGGGCTCCTTATTGAGTGCGCTCCTTGAAGCGCGAACGCACCCCCCAAAATTTCCCGGGGGATTCGCCCTGAATTTTCAGGAGATAGTCTTCGACTGCCTGCCTGCTTTCGCAAGCCGGGGAGCCCTCATTCAATCCGGCAGGCGTCGGCGAAGTCCAGACGGGGGTTGCGCGGGAAGAGCCTGGCCGGGTCGCCGTAGCCCAGGTTGAGCAGGAAGTTGCTCTTCCACTTGCCGTCCGGGAAGAACGTGGCGTCCACCTTGGCGTTGTCGAAGCCCGCCATGGGGCCGCAGTCCAGGCCCAGGCCCCGGGCCGCGAGGATGAGGTAGGCGCCCTGGAGGCTGCTGTTCATGTAGGCGGACTTCTCACGTGCCTCGGACGGCATTCCCAGGAACATGGGCTTCATGTCCCGGGCGGGGAACAGCTTGGGCATCTGCTCGTAGAACTCGGTGTCGTACGCGACGATGGCCGTCACCGGCGCGTTCATCGTCTTGTCCACGTTGCCGGCGGAGAGCGCGGGCTTGAGCTTCTCCTTGGCGGCCTGGCTCTTGACGAACACCAGTCGCAGGGGCTGCGCGTTGGCGGCCGTGGGGCCCATGCGCGCGAGCTCGTAGAGGCGCTTGAGGACGGTGTCCTCCACCGGGCGGTCGAGCCACGCGTTGTGGCTGCGCGCGTCGTTGAAGAGGGTGTTCAGGGAGGCATCATCGAGGGACGGGCGTGGGTTGGCCATGCGCCCCTCCCTAACGGCTCATCCGGTAGCACGCAAGCGCGGATGGATGCGGTGCGTCGTGGGGGGCCCCTGTGTGACGAGGCCCCCGGCGAGCCGCTCAGAGCGGGATGTTGCCGTGCTTGCGCGGAGGGTTCTCCTGGCGCTTGTTCTTGAGCATCTCCAGGGCGCGGATGACCTTGGCGCGCGTCTCCTCGGGGCGGATGACCTCGTCGATGTAGCCGAGCTCCGCCGCCTTGAAGGGATTGGCGAACTTCTCGCGGTAGTCGTTCACCAGCCGGGTGCGCTCGGCGTTGGCGTCCGGGGCGCGCTTGATCTCCTCGCGGAAGATGATGTTGACGGCGCCCTCGGGGCCCATGACGGCGATCTCCGCGGTGGGCCAGGCGTAGTTGATGTCCGCGCGGATGTGCTTGGAGGCCATGACGTCATAGGCCCCGCCGTACGCCTTGCGGGTGATGAGCGTCACCTTGGGCACGGTGGCCTCGGCGAAGGCGTAGAGCAGCTTGGCGCCGTGGGTGATGATGCCGCCCCACTCCTGGTCCGTCCCCGGCAGGAAGCCCGGCACGTCCACCAAGGTGACGAGCGGGATGTTGAAGCAGTCGCAGAAGCGCACGAAGCGCGCCGCCTTCACGCTCGCGTCGATGTCCAGGCAGCCCGCGAGCACCGCCGGCTGGTTGGCCACGAGCCCCACCGAGCGCCCGTTCATGCGCGCGAAGCCCACCACCATGTTCTTGGCGAAGTGCTCCTGCACCTCGAAGAAGTGCCGGTCGTCCACCACGGCGCGGAGGATCTCCTTCACGTCGTAGGGCTTGTTGGGGTTGCTCGGCACCACCGTCTTGAGGCTGTCCTCCGCGCGGAAGGGGTCGTCCTCGGTGGGCTGGGCCGGCGGATCCTGCTGGTTGTTGGAGGGCAGGTAGGAGAGCAGCTCGCGCGTCATGGCGATGGCGGCCTGCTCGTTCTCCGCGGCGAAGTGCGCCACGCCCGACTTCTGGTTGTGCGCGAGCGCGCCGCCCAGCTCCTCCTTCGTCACCTCCTGGTGCGTCACCGTCTTGATGACGTCCGGGCCGGTGATGAACATGTAGGAGGTGTCCTTCACCATGAGGATGAAGTCGGTGATGGCGGGCGAGTACACCGCGCCCCCCGCGCACGGACCCAGGATGAGGGAGATCTGCGGCACCACGCCCGAGGCGAGCGTGTTGCGCAGGAAGATGTCCGCGTAGCCCGCGAGGCTCTCCACGCCCTCCTGGATGCGCGCGCCGCCCGAGTCGTTCAGTCCGATGACGGGCGCGCCCACGCGCATGGCCATGTCCATGATCTTGCAGATCTTCTGGGCATAGGCGCCGGAGAGCGAGCCGCCGAAGACGGTGAAGTCCTGGGCGAAGACGAACACCTGCCGGCCCTCGACGGTGCCGTAGCCGGTGACGACGCCGTCGCCCGGGATCTTCTTGTCGCCCATGCCGAAGTCACTGCTGCGGTGGGTGACGAACTTGTCCATCTCCGTGAAGGAGCCGGGGTCGAGCAGCAGGTCGATGCGCTCGCGGGCCGTGAGCTTGCCGGCCTCGTGCTGTTTGGCGATGCGGTCGGCGCCGCCGCCCAGCTCCGCCTGCTTCTCCAACTGCCGCAGCCGGGCGCGAAGGGGATCCGTTTCCGAGGTTCCGTCCATAGGTCCGCGCATCTAGCACGATCAGGGCGTGGCGGGCAGCGTCCAGCGGCTGGAGAAGCGATGGCCTCCCCCCGGAAGGCTGTCGAGCCAACCCTCGATA
Above is a window of Cystobacter fuscus DNA encoding:
- a CDS encoding TSUP family transporter, with product MDLSPLQIALLCVAALTAGVVDAIAGGGGLITLPAILSTGLPPHVALGTNKGQSVFGAIASLVRFWRAGLVRGELAAITFPLGLVGSFMGAGLVLLMRPEVLKPVVLALLVVVAAFLAFRRGPPPGERPEPPLARLRALGAVIALVIGTYDGFFGPGTGTFLIIAFSGLLGHGLTQASADAKVVNFATNFAAVCLFTWRGLVLWYVALPMAAAQFIGAWLGVHLAVRGGDRLVRKVVLAVVVALVLKLGRDVFMA
- a CDS encoding YfbM family protein, with product MEMLCTLRSLTETQRRALLAAPDQLEAFLDDEEDFGDAEGARFQELDIGETWHGLQYLLTHTAWEGQAPLDFLVRGGEDVGDIPSDEGTARLFTPAQVQELSRALQALPASTLRQRYEPARMQREDIYPGFWEEPPPDLDPQEELLSYFEELKKFAASVARRGHALLVFIG
- a CDS encoding acetyl-CoA carboxylase biotin carboxyl carrier protein subunit, producing MRYFAKLHGQKEAVPVDIEPAGDHRYKLTHAGKTVVVDALALEGGALSLLMDGHSYNVEFDEAGDEVRVLVRGQWSRIDVADERRLRLRQGTAGFSVEGKQLIAAPMPGKVVKVLVKLGDEVKEGQGLVVVEAMKMENELKSPKAGKVVELPAREGTAVEINARLVVVE
- the accC gene encoding acetyl-CoA carboxylase biotin carboxylase subunit, which codes for MAKIRKILVANRGEIAVRVMRTCKELGIATVAVYSEADRSALHVRTADQAFLVGPPPSRESYLVQERILEAARQAGADAIHPGYGFLSENASFVRACEKAGITFIGPPASAMDAMGEKTRARQNMIKVGVPVVPGSTEPFASSEEARAYAEKIGFPVMLKAAGGGGGKGMRRVDRLEDFDSSWRAAKSEALNAFGNDAVYIEKYLEKPHHVEIQVFADAHGNTIHLNERECSAQRRHQKVVEETPSPILSPELRAKMGEVAVKAAQAVGYVGAGTVEFLVDVHRNFYFLEMNTRLQVEHPVTEWVTGLDLVAWQIKVAEGEKLPLTRAPTPNGHAIEVRIYAEDPGRNFMPSPGRITELRVPGGPYLRDDSGVYPGYTVPNFYDPMISKLSVWAPTRAEAIERAKRALDEYVVKGITANVRYLHAILSHPEFTGGDYDTGFLPRQHEALLGKTEDPQLTEAALLASVVYAYQRDQKRAKSLPQAPAQGEVGISAWRRALRHGR
- a CDS encoding malonic semialdehyde reductase, with amino-acid sequence MANPRPSLDDASLNTLFNDARSHNAWLDRPVEDTVLKRLYELARMGPTAANAQPLRLVFVKSQAAKEKLKPALSAGNVDKTMNAPVTAIVAYDTEFYEQMPKLFPARDMKPMFLGMPSEAREKSAYMNSSLQGAYLILAARGLGLDCGPMAGFDNAKVDATFFPDGKWKSNFLLNLGYGDPARLFPRNPRLDFADACRIE
- a CDS encoding acyl-CoA carboxylase subunit beta is translated as MDGTSETDPLRARLRQLEKQAELGGGADRIAKQHEAGKLTARERIDLLLDPGSFTEMDKFVTHRSSDFGMGDKKIPGDGVVTGYGTVEGRQVFVFAQDFTVFGGSLSGAYAQKICKIMDMAMRVGAPVIGLNDSGGARIQEGVESLAGYADIFLRNTLASGVVPQISLILGPCAGGAVYSPAITDFILMVKDTSYMFITGPDVIKTVTHQEVTKEELGGALAHNQKSGVAHFAAENEQAAIAMTRELLSYLPSNNQQDPPAQPTEDDPFRAEDSLKTVVPSNPNKPYDVKEILRAVVDDRHFFEVQEHFAKNMVVGFARMNGRSVGLVANQPAVLAGCLDIDASVKAARFVRFCDCFNIPLVTLVDVPGFLPGTDQEWGGIITHGAKLLYAFAEATVPKVTLITRKAYGGAYDVMASKHIRADINYAWPTAEIAVMGPEGAVNIIFREEIKRAPDANAERTRLVNDYREKFANPFKAAELGYIDEVIRPEETRAKVIRALEMLKNKRQENPPRKHGNIPL